One Eleginops maclovinus isolate JMC-PN-2008 ecotype Puerto Natales chromosome 22, JC_Emac_rtc_rv5, whole genome shotgun sequence DNA segment encodes these proteins:
- the yipf4 gene encoding protein YIPF4, producing MQFPPTNGDFTFVSSTEAEELSGTISAPDIKLNLGSENGKDPYATTFLRQRGYGWLLEVEEDESEESKPLLEELDIDLKDIYYKIRCVLMPMPSLGFNRQVVRDNPDFWGPLAVVLLFSMISIYGQFRVVSWIITIWIFGSLTIFLLARVLGGEVSFGQVLGVIGYSLLPLIVIAPLLLVIGGFEMVSTLIKLFGVFWAAYSAASLLVGDEFKTKKPLLIYPIFLLYIYFLSLYTGV from the exons ATGCAGTTTCCTCCCACCAATGGAGACTTTACGTTCGTCTCTTCGACAGAAGCTGAAG AGCTCAGCGGCACCATCAGTGCTCCGGACATCAAGCTGAACCTGGGCAGTGAGAATGGGAAAGACCCGTATGCCACCACCTTCCTGAGGCAGCGAGGCTACGGCTggctgctggaggtggaggaggatgagagtGAAGAGAGCAAACCTCTGCT GGAGGAGTTGGACATCGACCTGAAGGACATCTATTACAAAATCCGCTGTGTGCTGATGCCCATGCCGTCTCTGGGTTTCAACCGGCAGGTGGTCAGGGACAACCCAGACTTCTGGGGTCCTCTGGCCGTGGTGCTGCTCTTCTCCATGATCTCCATCTACGGACAGTTCAGG GTCGTGTCTTGGATCATCACCATCTGGATATTTGGCTCACTAACAATCTTCCTGCTGGCTCGTGTTCTGGGTGGTGAG GTTTCCTTCGGCCAGGTTCTTGGAGTGATAGGATATTCCCTTCTGCCTCTCATCGTTATCGCTCCGTTACTCTTGGTGATTGGAGGGTTTGAGATGGTTTCTACACTAATCAAA CTGTTCGGAGTGTTCTGGGCTGCTTACAGCGCGGCGTCACTGCTCGTCGGAGATGAATTCAAAACCAAGAAGCCCCTCCTCATATATCCAATTTTCCTTTTGTACATCTACTTCCTATCATTATATACTGGTGTGTGA